TGAGGCACAGCAGGCATCCTACAAACAGATTAAGATTGTCTAAACAGTATCAGAATGCATTGGTGTCATAACATTCAGACGTGTATCTAATGTGACGCAGCTAACCGACGAAGTGATGGAGATTCTCGACTTTGAATTCGCCCCGAAACTTCATTACTATACGCGTTGTATGAATCTGCCGTCCTCTCGTTCGCTTGTTGCCTGTGCAATTTCCTTGGTGGCGGACTACGCTGGCGACGCGTTATTGACCGTTGCAAACGCGACGGTCGCCGGCTTATTTCAGAGACTATTCGACACTAACATCTAGTTCAAGAATATTAACATAGGAAGCAACTGAAGCAAGCGAAGGCGTTGTGATGTGCGGTGTCCATCCGGAATCCCGCCGGATGTGCTCCGTATGCTTTATATTTTAAGGCGCAGAGTTGCGCCAATACGCCACCTATACTACATCTAGGGCACTTAAGTCACTGATTGGATGCGATGTGTTTGAATTCGAGGCCGACTTTTTAGTGTATATCGGTGGAAGACTGCACCGCGTGGGAGCGTGTTATGCCGATGGCTTGATACGGCGATGGTAGCCATCCTTCACAGCCTTGCCGCGGTTACGTACGTCTTAATATATGTAGGTGTATCGTTTGGAGTTGCTGTATCGGGGTTCTCGGTTATTTCTACGGCGAGCCTCTTGCTGTCTTACCCGCATGCTTCCACCTTCTTTGGTCGCCGGCCGGCAAGTAACACCAATCACCGCGCTAGATCGGTTTCTTCAGCCCTTTCACGTGGGTTCTTCGTTCTGTTTGGCCAGGAAGCGACATCGGGTTGCGTATCTCCGGCACATCACGGCGACGTTAGGTTTGTGGCGGGCGTGGAGGCCCATATCCAGCTGGCATTACCTCATAAGATATTTTGCGACTGCCCCAGCATCGCTTCGTGCACTTCCGGGCAGGCAGAGTGCGGCACTTCCGCAGTAAATCACGAGGACAATGCGGGTGCCACTGTCGCCGACTGCCTTCCGTGCGATGACTTATACGAACGGCTAAACAGTATATTGGCCACACCAGGTAGTGATAAGTCCGAGTGCGACTCCAATGTACCATATTTTAAAAATGATTGCATGATATCGTTTGATGATTATGCGTCAATGTACAATAACCGCAGGAAGGCCAGACGTGCTGCTGAATACGGTTGCCGGCCATCCGCAGTTGACAGGAACTCTATTCACGATTTGAGCAAGTTTAAGTGCGCTGTATGCATGGGCGAAGTTGGAGCGCTTCCGCTACTTTCTCCTTTGGCAATTTTGTACGGTTTGTCCGCATGCAACACGTTTTCGTGTGAGCCGAGCAGTTCTGTCTCTTTTGAAAGGAAGGTCTACTCGTACGCCGACCTCCCTAAACGTTACCAGTTGACTCAGGTAAGCAACCCCATCGGTACAAATGGGCGCGTGTTGTTGAGCAGCGGCCGGGAGATCCGCATCGCGCGTGTACACTTGGAGGAGGACACCGCACGGACTTTGACGATGGGGGACGGGTCTTCTCTCCATGATTACAATCGAAGTGGCGTAGGTCTGTTGGAAGTCGTCACCGAAGCGTGTGAAATGACGGTAGAAGAACTGGTAGAATGCTGCTCAAAGATCTACGAGTTGTCGGTTCGTGGTGGGTTGTCCAAGGGGCTGATGCACGAGGGCAACATCCGATTTGACGTCAACATATCGTTACCTTCTAGAGGTCCAAATCGCTACGAACTGAAGAACTTGAACTCGTTCCGACGCATTCGTCGGTCAGTGCTCCAGTGTCTGTCTTCCGGGTGTTTGTCACAGCCGGCTTCCGGTACAGGTAGGATGGACAGTGAGAAGGCACAGGATAAAGTCAACCGACCGAATGCATGGGTAGATGTTATGCAGCACGTTCTAGAAGATGAACCGGTGCCAGATGCTGCTGCCACTGTTGGTTCTACCCTGGGGTGGAGTCATGCCTCTAAGGACGTGGAATACCAGCGCGAGAAGTCTGCAAGTGCCCTGTATCTAAACGCCCCTGATACCAACATACCGACTATATCTATCAGCTCAGAGTTGTTTTCTAGGGTGACAGCAGTTGCCCCGTCTGACTATCGTCCGAGCTTGGAGTCCCTGCATGATGCGTACCCCTCAGTGCCGCTTGATTTGCTGAGAGTGATTCAGAAAAGCGATGCACACATTGGATTATTTCGTCAAATGTGCGATGCAATCGGTGACCACCCGTTTGTGGCAAAATGGCTAGTCAACTACGTTATACCGGTTGTTGATGTAAGTTCGGTGGATGTGGATCAGCTTTGTGAGCTGCTGAACGGCGTGTATTCCAAACGGCTGAACTTAGACACGGCCAAACGCATATTGCGCGATTACCTGTCAAGTGGTATGCATTTGGAGGAGTATATGCAATGCCATGAGCTTGGCCTGTTGGACGAGCCGGCGACCCGTGAGTTTGTGCAGAATTACATGGCTTCGCACAGCGCCGGACACACGACTGCCACTATGGACAGGAAATCGCTAATCCGTCTCGTGAGCGACATTGTAGCGGCTTCCGGCCATCGTCTGAATTACGCGATGGTTCGTGACCTACTGGCCCCTCCACCGGTATCCAGCTAAAATTCGTTTGCGCCGTCAAAGACACGCGCATAATTTTAAAAGCCTTTTGTAGTACTCAGTGGACAATGTTAACCATGTACTGTTTGGTTGGTTCAATATGTATAATTTTCTTCACCATGTCCTTATCTGCGTTCCTGTTGCCGTTGTAATACCCCTTAATATCCAGGTGCTTCAACGGCTTATAGATGGAAAGCAGCTTCATGATTTGTTCGTCGGTAAATTTGAAGTAGTGACTATCAGCGAAGGCAACCCCGTGGTACATTTGCGGTATAGCCTCTATGCTCCTCATCATGTAGGTAGAATTCCATGGGTTCCAAATGTTAGGTTTGCTCATGGGCTTGACTTCGATTCCGAGAGTGCACAAATGATATGAGTCGGTCTGTTCCTCGTACAATATAAGCAGCGGTATGAATTTGAAATACTTCCCATTGACCAGTACGTTAAGGATTTGAACCCAGAATGGCCTCGGGAACGGATCGCCCTTAACGCTAGGCGTCCGTGATGATAGCGCATACTCCTGAGTATTACCTTCCAACACGTTCTCCAGAATACGCATAATTTTGATTAGGATGTTGTACCTTACTCTCCCAAGCCCCGATACTTCAATGAACTGCTGCTTATCGTCATGTGGGCTGCATACGGTCGATCCGTCTCCTATGCGTTCAGCATCACCCACTTTGGGCGACGGATGAGTGCCGCGTGTTGTTGCCATTGTTGATAGCACGCGCTTCAACGACCGAAATCTGAACCCCGGCATGTCCAATGAGTGCATCACGCACCGTGCAAACTTCGTGTACAGCACCTTGGGGGTACAACGGTCGTGACCGTTGCCCCCCTTTCGATTCATCCCAAGAAGCTTTACCACAGCATTGTGAATAATTAGAGGTTTCCCACCAGGCGTTAATCGGAactgccagcttaccacaaGATCGATGGGCAGTATGCGTACGATGACATCCACTAGCTTTTGCGTCGGTATGTACTTCCACCCTATCGGTTCAGCGTGGACGCGTTCTATTCCCCTTTCTCTCGCTAGATTTCTGAAGGACTCTAATATAAACCGCCTTTCCTTGTTGACATCTAAGGTTGTGACGTCGGCCATAAGCTCTTCTACGGTTAACATTTTGAATTCTCTACGTTCCAGttgctgcttccaaagtAATAATTGTGTATCTGGGTTATATGCACCATGTAACATTGCCATGGTGAAATTTGACAGACCCGAATCCGCGCACAATACGTTTGCTTCACCATTGTCGCCAGCTGCATTCGAATGCTGTGAGATGCGCAATTCGCCTTTATCCAGGAGAATGAAGGTGTCTATTGCGCCAATTGCGTTAACGCAGCTTAGCACAGCATCACGGTCCAACGTCTTGTTCTGTAACAAGCGAATATCGATGTCGAGGCTCTTGAATTTGTATTTACCGTTGACAAACTTGGGGAACTGGTTGTAAGAAGTGTAGTCTTTAATGAACGGCTCCCTGAAATGAACTTCCTTATCACTTCTTACATCACCATATGATGATTTGACGCTCCTCGGTGCAAGGAAGGTCGGAGAAAGAGCTCGGCGTGGACTCGAATGCCGGTGTGTTCGTGCCACGCGAACAATGGGAGCAGAGGCTACGTAGTTACAGCAATACAGCGTCACAAAAGTAATTAGGCAACAACAAAAAATTTGGGCACATTTTCTACCCATTTAAGTTCATACTGCTACATCGTTGTTATGCGCTTGCCGGTGTCTTGTGTTGCCTCTTACATGACACTTGAGCAGCGTCAGAGGCGGCTTCCAATCGTAAAAAGGAGTGTGTACGATTCTTTTGCCCTGCGCCTTGAGTATAGCATGTTTGAGTTTGGAAGACGGCATCATTTGGTGTGTTGCGTGGAAGAAGTGTGTAGGCCCATCCACTTCGATATACGTCTTTGCATTGCCTGTTTTTACAACGAGATCGGTGTAGTAGAGTCGATTAGTGCACGTAACTTCGGATCGTATAACGGCATCCGGACATGTAGTTGCCACATGCCTCCATACCTCTCTATGCAGGCCTGCAAATAATCAGTCGCCGCCACTTGAGGCCATTGCTTACCAGACATTGTAGGGTTGCGCCTATTCGTGACAACCGCGGTACATCTCGTAGCTGCAATGTCTTTCAACTCCTTCTTGAATGCGTGTTTGTATACGCGTTTGACTTGGTTGTAAATGGCACGTTTGCTTTTGCGGCAGGTTCTACGCAGCACTAGCAGTGCAATCTTCAACTGCTTTCGCACCTCCACACACTTGTAACAGTCGGTTCCAAACTGCCGAAGTAATGCCAGCAGCTTATACAGAAATAGGGGTACGTCATGTCCCATCCCAGAGAGCGTCAAGGCAAATAGGCAGTTGACCGTTGCCTGGGCGTTCATGTATTGTCTGCAACTGTCCGCTGTTATAGCTTTGAGAGCTTGTACAAATAGCGTTTCGAATGCACCCTGCGAGTTGCGCCATTTGTTTGACCTTGTAATGCGTTTTGTGCCGGGTGAGTGGACAACCCCCCGCTCGATATTTCTGTTCAGCGGGCTGCCCAACTTTGCATATGCGATGAGTATTTGCGATAGTATTGATGGGTGCTGCTTTGATTGTAGATGCCGCATCGTCTCAGAAGCCATGCGATGAAGCACGCGCTCATTTTTCATCCTGAACCTGAACACTGTTTTGTCGCCGCGCGGTGTCCGCCTACCTATGTAGTCCCGTGAGTATGGCCGCTACAGATTCCAGATCCGCGTGTTGTGTTTGCGATGCGCATAGACTCTCAATGTTTTCGACGATTCTTTTCGCAATGTCAACTGCCGCTTTGTGTCCGTTGAAACctccgacggcggcgatcgtTTTCGCGCAGTATCTGAACGCATCGGCACCCTTGTAGAAGTTGTAAAGATCGTTGTGTACGAACATTGTTTCCGCTGCTGCGCCTTTCTTCGTGGCGGCCTTTATGAGGTCCCGTAACGCTCGCCTACGCTGCGGTTGCGGTTTCGTGGTGACAGGAGGCATGGCTAGTCTGCGCTCAAACTGCAGCATGTTGGCGGTGGCGATTGAGTCCAGCAATTCGTGCACTGTGTCACCAAAGTGATTCGATTGCAACGCTTTAAGGTTGGCAATATGTTGCGAGAATTCCAGAGGCGTGCCCAGCAATCCCACGGAGTGCACGCTTTTTGCAGCGATCATGAGCATAGCTTCCTGCGGCCTATTTATACCAATAGCGCACTTCATAAGGTGTATCAACGAGACATGGTCAACGTCCGTGTTCTGCATCACGTGTTCCACTGCCATCGCAACGAAAGAGGAGTACCGCTGGAGGAGTTCGCTGTTACCTTTGTCTACATAGGGCGCCGCATGAGCGGCCACGGTGGCGATACTTTGACCCTCGACATACTCCCCGCGAATGAAACTACACGGCTGAACCAGGTGGTCTAGAACGATGGCAGTGAGAGTGATAATGCTGCACCACTCTCCCATGAAATCGTTTTGATGTTCATTCACAACCGCATCTTGCAGCACCACCGCATCAGTTGTTTTTGCGGATTCCACGTGACCACCTGTGGAATCAACCATCGTCATCGCATCTTTGCATAACGTCGATCGAGGACTCAATGTTGTGTGTCCTGGCGTAACGCG
This genomic stretch from Babesia bigemina genome assembly Bbig001, chromosome : III harbors:
- a CDS encoding PET112 family, N terminal region domain containing protein, putative gives rise to the protein MVAILHSLAAVTYVLIYVGVSFGVAVSGFSVISTASLLLSYPHASTFFGRRPASNTNHRARSVSSALSRGFFVLFGQEATSGCVSPAHHGDVRFVAGVEAHIQLALPHKIFCDCPSIASCTSGQAECGTSAVNHEDNAGATVADCLPCDDLYERLNSILATPGSDKSECDSNVPYFKNDCMISFDDYASMYNNRRKARRAAEYGCRPSAVDRNSIHDLSKFKCAVCMGEVGALPLLSPLAILYGLSACNTFSCEPSSSVSFERKVYSYADLPKRYQLTQVSNPIGTNGRVLLSSGREIRIARVHLEEDTARTLTMGDGSSLHDYNRSGVGLLEVVTEACEMTVEELVECCSKIYELSVRGGLSKGLMHEGNIRFDVNISLPSRGPNRYELKNLNSFRRIRRSVLQCLSSGCLSQPASGTGRMDSEKAQDKVNRPNAWVDVMQHVLEDEPVPDAAATVGSTLGWSHASKDVEYQREKSASALYLNAPDTNIPTISISSELFSRVTAVAPSDYRPSLESLHDAYPSVPLDLLRVIQKSDAHIGLFRQMCDAIGDHPFVAKWLVNYVIPVVDVSSVDVDQLCELLNGVYSKRLNLDTAKRILRDYLSSGMHLEEYMQCHELGLLDEPATREFVQNYMASHSAGHTTATMDRKSLIRLVSDIVAASGHRLNYAMVRDLLAPPPVSS